The following coding sequences are from one Humulus lupulus chromosome X, drHumLupu1.1, whole genome shotgun sequence window:
- the LOC133804463 gene encoding probable polygalacturonase At1g80170 produces the protein MKENLNKITQDVHDDEDDDEFQIYGVNGGGALLVFAQGNSHCFVYFKLVYRSLLVKGIDYSTTSLEMSGTITSPKDPKAWSGLNPCKWLYIHEVNHLTIEGGGTINGMGHEWWSRSCKRTPEKAITFHK, from the exons ATGAAAGAGAACCTCAATAAGATCACACAGGATGTGCATGACGATGAAGATGATGACGAGTTCCAGATCTATGGTGTCAATGGAGGTGGGGCGTTGCTGGTCTTTGCTCAGGGAAATTCTCACTGTTTTGTGTATTTCAAGTTAGTTTATCGCTCACTGCTCGTGAAAGGGATCGATTACTCTACTACAAGTCTTGAG ATGTCTGGAACCATCACTTCTCCGAAAGATCCTAAAGCCTGGTCTGGTTTGAATCCATGTAAATGGCTTTACATCCATGAAGTGAACCACCTCACCATTGAAGGAGGAGGTACAATCAATGGGATGGGACATGAATGGTGGTCTCGGTCTTGCAAGCGCACCCCAGAAAAA GCTATTACTTTCCACAAGTGA